One Streptomyces sp. NBC_01237 genomic region harbors:
- a CDS encoding DUF3068 domain-containing protein, giving the protein MRRRASLVLLAFAVFFAAMSPLLRWYAFPRLAKIPPSQYQETVLEAKPATLLDYSTLKAKKVDKVTIVQTLKGNVEESEKIERSSGRDVVVWDALSYIQGPDGKMVSQIPERYIFDAHTQAPVHATGEMVDGDPVRREGIEYKWPFLTEKRDYEYFDAQSRTTAPIHYKGTRTFRGMDVYYFEQTIPWTKVPMPQKMPLKGVTAEQVTSTGMTRWYSTKRMFWVDPVTGAPVNGEEIHKEEMRDAKKMGMPEDTVTAFAGHVKMREDYIVATVDQVKSQRVLILLLTSYLPWGFLFAAAGLLALALWLEARSRLAASPA; this is encoded by the coding sequence ATGCGCCGCCGAGCCAGCCTCGTACTCCTGGCCTTCGCCGTCTTCTTCGCCGCCATGTCGCCACTGCTGCGCTGGTACGCGTTTCCCCGGCTGGCGAAGATCCCGCCGAGCCAGTACCAGGAGACGGTCCTGGAGGCGAAGCCGGCCACGCTCCTCGACTACTCCACCCTGAAGGCCAAGAAGGTCGACAAGGTCACCATCGTCCAGACCCTCAAGGGCAACGTGGAGGAGTCCGAGAAGATCGAGCGCAGCTCCGGCCGTGATGTCGTCGTCTGGGACGCGCTCTCCTACATCCAGGGCCCCGACGGCAAGATGGTCTCCCAGATCCCCGAGCGCTACATCTTCGACGCCCACACCCAGGCGCCCGTCCACGCCACCGGCGAAATGGTCGACGGCGACCCGGTCCGGCGCGAGGGCATCGAGTACAAGTGGCCCTTCCTCACCGAGAAACGGGACTACGAGTACTTCGACGCGCAGAGCCGTACGACCGCGCCCATCCACTACAAGGGCACCCGTACGTTCCGCGGCATGGACGTCTACTACTTCGAGCAGACCATCCCCTGGACCAAGGTCCCCATGCCGCAGAAGATGCCGCTCAAGGGCGTCACCGCCGAGCAGGTCACCAGCACGGGCATGACCCGCTGGTACTCCACCAAGCGGATGTTCTGGGTCGATCCGGTCACCGGCGCACCCGTCAACGGCGAGGAGATCCACAAGGAGGAGATGCGCGACGCGAAGAAGATGGGGATGCCCGAGGACACCGTCACCGCGTTCGCCGGACACGTGAAGATGCGCGAGGACTACATCGTCGCCACCGTCGACCAGGTCAAGTCCCAGCGTGTCCTGATCCTGCTGCTCACCTCCTACCTGCCCTGGGGCTTCCTGTTCGCCGCCGCCGGACTCCTCGCCCTCGCCCTGTGGCTGGAGGCGCGTTCCCGCCTGGCCGCTAGTCCCGCCTGA
- a CDS encoding SPW_0924 family protein has translation MRALVAAAIGLAAALALVFTVTAIGAPPGETSPKPLLTTVPGPKR, from the coding sequence ATGCGTGCCCTCGTCGCCGCCGCCATCGGACTGGCCGCCGCCCTCGCGCTCGTGTTCACCGTCACCGCGATCGGCGCGCCGCCCGGAGAGACCTCGCCCAAACCTCTGCTGACCACGGTCCCGGGCCCCAAGAGGTAG
- a CDS encoding lytic transglycosylase domain-containing protein, with translation MAAQFGRRLRRGATTTAVAAAAVAALSASQAAPAASLADTSGGGDQQAAGAESGDGAATGNSPYYTDLPPLVTPDKPGASSNLPVTGSAESGIPASILAAYKQAEQTIAGTDAACRLPWQLLAAIGKVESGQARGGRVDANGTTFSPILGPALNGQGFALIKDTDGGEYDGDATHDRAVGPMQFIPSTWATWGQDANADGRKDPNNIYDAALAAGRYLCAGTRDLAVAADLDRAVLSYNHSQEYLRTVRSWFDYYKRGTHEVPDGTGALPTGPGSGSSPSPSPSPKPSPSGPGPSTGPGPSKPGDGGTTPKPKPPTTPTPKPTPSNTFGSMENAGTGTLSATAGGVFTERIKVRAKNTLGAPLAKVSVTFTVTGGTDTRFAGGKTTVKVATGADGTATAPELKAGEKTGGFKVTAVAGTTEPRTTLTYAASVTARQADKIIRTGDKALVAAPGAEFADAVEVKATYKDAVAAGVAVTATMITDDEKPVENGKGPYFKDAKGKTVRTLADLKTGADGLLKLPKIYADDATGTYKLRLTTEGGATVVIELTIEATPTAPATPTAPMPPATPAA, from the coding sequence ATGGCAGCGCAATTCGGCCGCCGACTGCGCAGGGGGGCCACGACCACTGCGGTGGCCGCAGCTGCCGTCGCGGCGCTCTCGGCCTCGCAGGCAGCACCCGCCGCATCACTGGCCGACACCTCCGGTGGCGGTGACCAGCAGGCGGCCGGTGCCGAGTCCGGCGACGGCGCGGCCACCGGCAACTCGCCGTACTACACGGATCTGCCGCCGCTCGTCACGCCCGACAAGCCCGGTGCGTCCAGCAATCTCCCGGTCACCGGCAGTGCGGAATCAGGCATTCCGGCCTCGATCCTGGCCGCGTACAAGCAGGCCGAGCAGACCATCGCGGGCACCGACGCCGCCTGCCGTCTGCCCTGGCAGCTCCTCGCGGCGATCGGCAAGGTCGAGTCCGGTCAGGCGCGTGGCGGCCGGGTCGACGCGAACGGCACCACGTTCTCCCCGATCCTGGGCCCGGCCCTCAACGGCCAGGGCTTCGCGCTGATCAAGGACACCGACGGCGGGGAGTACGACGGCGACGCCACGCACGACCGCGCGGTCGGCCCGATGCAGTTCATCCCGTCCACCTGGGCCACCTGGGGCCAGGACGCCAACGCCGACGGCCGCAAGGACCCCAACAACATCTACGACGCGGCGCTCGCCGCCGGACGCTACCTCTGCGCCGGAACCCGCGATCTGGCCGTCGCGGCCGACCTCGACCGTGCCGTGCTGAGCTACAACCACTCGCAGGAGTACCTGCGGACGGTGCGCTCCTGGTTCGACTACTACAAGCGCGGCACCCACGAGGTCCCCGACGGCACCGGTGCGCTCCCGACCGGCCCCGGCAGCGGCTCCTCGCCGAGCCCGTCGCCCTCCCCGAAGCCGTCCCCGTCCGGCCCCGGCCCCAGCACCGGTCCGGGCCCGTCCAAGCCGGGCGACGGCGGCACCACCCCGAAGCCCAAACCGCCCACGACCCCGACCCCGAAGCCGACGCCGTCCAACACGTTCGGCAGCATGGAGAACGCGGGCACCGGCACACTGAGCGCCACGGCGGGCGGCGTGTTCACCGAGCGGATCAAGGTGCGGGCCAAGAACACCCTCGGCGCCCCGCTCGCCAAGGTCTCCGTCACCTTCACCGTCACCGGCGGGACCGACACGCGCTTCGCGGGCGGGAAGACCACCGTGAAGGTGGCCACCGGAGCCGACGGCACCGCCACCGCACCGGAACTGAAGGCGGGGGAGAAGACCGGCGGGTTCAAGGTGACGGCCGTCGCGGGCACCACCGAACCGCGCACCACCCTCACCTACGCGGCGAGCGTCACCGCACGCCAGGCGGACAAGATCATCCGGACCGGCGACAAGGCGCTCGTCGCCGCGCCCGGAGCCGAGTTCGCGGACGCCGTCGAGGTGAAGGCGACCTACAAGGACGCGGTCGCCGCGGGGGTCGCGGTGACCGCCACGATGATCACCGACGACGAGAAGCCCGTCGAGAACGGCAAGGGCCCGTACTTCAAGGACGCGAAGGGCAAGACGGTCCGCACCCTCGCGGACCTGAAGACCGGCGCCGACGGCCTGCTGAAGCTCCCGAAGATCTACGCCGACGACGCCACCGGCACGTACAAGCTGCGCCTCACCACCGAGGGCGGCGCCACGGTCGTCATCGAGCTCACGATCGAAGCGACTCCGACGGCCCCGGCGACCCCGACAGCCCCGATGCCCCCGGCGACCCCGGCGGCCTGA
- a CDS encoding DUF4184 family protein gives MPFTLSHAAAVLPGIRRDGTGRGPLFASALVAGSFAPDITYFADSVIPGAMEFGEVTHALWGVFTVDVLITAILVAVWLLLREPLVALLPAAQQGRVHAFVSGRRRDRASLGPLDGVWFVLSAAIGASSHVVWDAFTHHSRWGTELLPVLTRSIGGHPVFQVVQYGSSAVALTVLAWFTVTALRRTGPAPVPPAVPVLDRRERWLAGGLLALCVLLGVLHRCARWYAYFGHIATPLDIIPTACFGAGAGLAVGLVLYGAGIRLRMRGTGRPPADRATPAPDPTATHPPGESAERSRPGPR, from the coding sequence ATGCCGTTCACGCTCAGTCATGCCGCCGCCGTACTCCCGGGAATCCGGCGCGACGGGACCGGCCGCGGCCCCCTGTTCGCCTCCGCGCTCGTCGCCGGTTCGTTCGCGCCCGACATCACCTACTTCGCGGATTCGGTGATCCCAGGAGCGATGGAGTTCGGCGAGGTGACACACGCCCTCTGGGGTGTGTTCACCGTGGATGTACTGATCACGGCGATCCTGGTGGCCGTGTGGCTGCTGCTGCGCGAGCCGCTGGTGGCGCTGCTGCCCGCCGCCCAGCAGGGGCGCGTACACGCCTTCGTCAGCGGGCGGCGGCGCGACCGCGCGTCCCTCGGGCCGCTGGACGGGGTGTGGTTCGTCCTCTCGGCGGCGATCGGCGCGAGCAGCCATGTCGTATGGGACGCGTTCACCCACCACAGCCGGTGGGGTACGGAACTGCTGCCGGTGCTCACCCGGAGCATCGGCGGCCACCCGGTGTTCCAGGTGGTGCAGTACGGCAGTTCGGCGGTGGCCCTCACGGTGCTCGCCTGGTTCACCGTCACCGCGCTGCGCCGGACCGGGCCTGCCCCGGTGCCACCGGCCGTCCCGGTGCTCGACCGGCGGGAGCGCTGGCTCGCGGGAGGTCTGCTGGCACTCTGCGTGCTCCTCGGCGTCCTCCACCGGTGCGCCCGCTGGTACGCCTACTTCGGGCACATCGCGACCCCGCTCGACATCATCCCCACCGCGTGCTTCGGCGCCGGTGCCGGACTGGCCGTCGGACTGGTGCTGTACGGGGCCGGGATACGGCTGCGCATGCGCGGCACCGGCCGGCCCCCGGCGGACCGGGCCACGCCCGCACCGGACCCCACGGCCACACACCCGCCCGGAGAATCCGCGGAACGCTCCCGTCCGGGACCGCGCTGA
- the polA gene encoding DNA polymerase I codes for MAETASKKTADNRPRLLLMDGHSLAYRAFFALPAENFTTGAGQPTNAVYGFASMLANTLRDEAPTHFAVAFDVSRKTWRSQEFPEYKANRSKTPDEFKGQVELIGELLDAMHADRFAVDGFEADDVIATLATQAEAAGFEVLIVTGDRDSFQLITDNVTVLYPTKGVSELTRFTPEKVEEKYGLTPQQYPDFAALRGDPSDNLPGIPGVGEKTAAKWINQFGSFAELVERADEVKGKAGQNFRDHLDAVRLNRRLTEMVRDVELPKVPADLERAPYDRTAVTGVLDVLEIRNPSLRERLLAVDPGAAEDEGPAPAAGIELDGVVLGAGEVAPWLAAHGGQPLGVATADTWALGSGAVTEVALAAADGAAAWLDPAQLDEADEQAFAAWIADAAQPKVMHNAKSVMRVFPEHGWQVEGVTMDTALAAYLVKPGRRSFALDALAVEYLGRELAPAAAADGQLAFGADDRAEADALMAQARAVLDLGDAFTTRLKEVGAAGLLHDMELPTSILLARLERHGIAADRAHLEGMEQQFAGAVQQAVKEAHAAVGREFNLGSPKQLQEVLFGELGLPKTKKTKTGYTTDADALVWLAGQTEHELPVIMLRHREQAKLRVTVEGLVKTIAADGRIHTTFNQTVAATGRLSSTDPNLQNIPVRTDEGRAIRRGFVVGEGFESLMTADYSQIELRVMAHLSEDAGLIEAFTSGEDLHTTVASQVFGVDKSAVDPEMRRKIKAMSYGLAYGLSAFGLSQQLNIEAGEARGLMDTYFERFGGVRDYLHRVVEEARATGYTETVFGRRRYLPDLNSDNRQRRETAERMALNAPIQGTAADIVKVAMLKVDRALTEARLTSRMLLQVHDEIVLEIAKGERKRVEEILRHEMSTAVELRAPLDVSVGVGTDWESAAH; via the coding sequence GTGGCTGAGACGGCATCGAAGAAGACGGCAGACAACCGACCGCGCCTGCTCCTGATGGACGGGCACTCCCTGGCGTACCGGGCGTTCTTTGCGCTGCCTGCGGAGAATTTCACGACGGGGGCGGGGCAGCCGACGAACGCTGTGTACGGCTTCGCGTCGATGCTGGCGAACACGCTGCGTGATGAGGCGCCCACGCACTTCGCGGTGGCTTTCGACGTGTCCCGCAAGACGTGGCGTTCGCAGGAGTTTCCCGAGTACAAGGCGAATCGCTCCAAGACCCCCGACGAGTTCAAGGGGCAGGTCGAGCTCATCGGCGAGCTGCTCGACGCGATGCACGCGGACCGGTTCGCGGTCGACGGTTTCGAGGCGGACGACGTCATCGCGACGCTTGCCACGCAGGCCGAGGCGGCGGGCTTCGAAGTGCTGATCGTCACCGGTGACCGGGACTCGTTCCAGCTGATCACGGACAACGTGACCGTGCTGTATCCGACGAAGGGTGTCTCCGAGCTGACGCGGTTCACCCCGGAGAAGGTCGAGGAGAAGTACGGGCTGACGCCGCAGCAGTATCCGGACTTCGCGGCGCTGCGCGGCGACCCGTCGGACAATCTGCCGGGTATCCCGGGGGTCGGGGAGAAGACGGCCGCGAAGTGGATCAACCAGTTCGGTTCGTTCGCGGAGCTGGTGGAGCGTGCGGACGAGGTGAAGGGCAAGGCCGGGCAGAATTTCCGGGATCACCTGGACGCGGTGCGGCTGAACCGCAGGCTGACCGAGATGGTCCGCGATGTGGAGCTGCCGAAGGTCCCGGCGGATCTGGAGCGTGCGCCGTACGACCGCACGGCGGTCACCGGAGTGCTGGATGTTCTGGAGATCCGTAACCCGAGCCTGCGCGAGCGGCTGCTGGCCGTCGACCCGGGTGCGGCCGAGGACGAGGGACCGGCTCCGGCGGCCGGTATCGAGCTGGACGGTGTGGTGCTGGGCGCGGGTGAGGTCGCCCCGTGGCTGGCGGCCCATGGCGGGCAGCCGCTCGGTGTCGCCACCGCCGACACCTGGGCGCTGGGCAGCGGAGCGGTGACGGAGGTCGCGCTCGCGGCCGCCGACGGCGCCGCCGCCTGGCTGGACCCGGCGCAGCTCGACGAGGCCGATGAGCAGGCGTTCGCGGCGTGGATCGCGGATGCGGCGCAGCCGAAGGTCATGCACAACGCGAAGAGCGTCATGCGGGTCTTTCCCGAGCACGGCTGGCAGGTCGAGGGCGTCACGATGGACACGGCGCTGGCCGCCTATCTGGTGAAGCCGGGCCGCCGGTCCTTCGCCCTGGACGCGCTGGCCGTGGAGTATCTCGGCCGGGAGCTGGCCCCGGCCGCCGCGGCCGACGGGCAGCTGGCGTTCGGTGCCGACGACCGGGCGGAGGCCGACGCGCTGATGGCGCAGGCGCGTGCGGTCCTGGATCTCGGTGACGCGTTCACGACGCGGCTGAAGGAGGTCGGGGCGGCCGGGCTGCTGCATGACATGGAACTGCCCACCTCGATCCTGCTGGCCCGTCTGGAGCGGCACGGTATCGCCGCGGACCGGGCCCATCTGGAGGGAATGGAGCAGCAGTTCGCCGGTGCGGTGCAGCAGGCGGTGAAGGAGGCGCACGCGGCGGTGGGCCGTGAGTTCAACCTCGGTTCTCCCAAGCAGCTCCAGGAGGTTCTCTTCGGCGAGCTGGGCCTGCCGAAGACGAAGAAGACGAAGACGGGTTACACGACGGACGCGGACGCGCTGGTCTGGCTCGCCGGGCAGACGGAGCACGAGCTGCCGGTCATCATGCTGCGCCACCGTGAGCAGGCGAAGCTGCGGGTCACCGTCGAGGGTCTGGTCAAGACGATCGCGGCGGACGGCCGTATCCACACCACGTTCAATCAGACGGTGGCGGCGACCGGCCGGCTCTCGTCGACCGATCCGAACCTGCAGAACATTCCGGTCCGTACGGACGAGGGGCGGGCGATCCGCCGGGGCTTCGTCGTCGGTGAGGGCTTCGAGTCGCTGATGACGGCGGACTACAGTCAGATCGAGCTGCGGGTGATGGCCCATCTCTCGGAGGACGCCGGGCTGATCGAGGCGTTCACGTCGGGGGAGGACCTGCACACGACGGTCGCCTCGCAGGTGTTCGGCGTCGACAAGTCGGCGGTCGACCCGGAGATGCGGCGCAAGATCAAGGCGATGTCGTACGGGCTGGCGTACGGGCTCTCCGCGTTCGGCCTCTCCCAGCAGCTGAACATCGAGGCCGGTGAGGCCCGTGGGCTGATGGACACCTACTTCGAGCGGTTCGGCGGGGTGCGCGACTATCTGCACCGTGTGGTGGAGGAGGCCAGGGCCACGGGTTACACGGAGACGGTCTTCGGCCGCCGCCGTTACCTCCCCGATCTCAACAGCGACAACCGCCAGCGCCGTGAGACGGCCGAGCGGATGGCGTTGAACGCCCCGATCCAGGGGACGGCCGCCGACATCGTGAAGGTCGCGATGCTGAAGGTGGACCGGGCGCTGACCGAGGCGCGGCTGACGTCACGGATGCTGCTCCAGGTCCATGACGAAATCGTCCTGGAGATCGCGAAGGGCGAGCGCAAGCGGGTGGAGGAGATCCTTCGCCATGAGATGTCGACGGCGGTGGAGCTGCGTGCGCCGCTGGATGTCTCGGTCGGCGTGGGCACGGACTGGGAGTCCGCCGCACACTGA
- a CDS encoding FdhF/YdeP family oxidoreductase, with the protein MATKPPTGDPVQDAPQIAEAQHAAAGLPAIAHTLRVAQQQMGVRRTAQTLLKVNQKDGFDCPGCAWPEGDKRHTAEFCENGAKAVAEEATLRRVTPDFFAAHPVSDLATRSGYWLGQQGRITRPMYLPEGADRYEAVTWERAFAIIAEELRALASPDEALFYTSGRTSNEAAFLLQLFAREFGTNNLPDCSNMCHESSGSALTETIGVGKGSVSLEDLHQADLIIVAGQNPGTNHPRMLSALEKAKSAGAKIISVNPLPEAGMERFKNPQTPTGMIKGTALNDLFLQIRIGGDQALFRLLNKMILDTEGAVDTAFVAEHTHGYEEFAETARAADWDDTLTATGLDRGSIEQALSMVLASKRTIVCWAMGLTQHKHSVPTIREVVNFLLLRGNIGRPGAGVCPVRGHSNVQGDRTMGIFERPAAAFLDALDKEFGITSPRHHGYDVVRSIQALRDGEAKVFFAMGGNFVAATPDTTVTEAAMRRARLTVQVSTKLNRSHAVTGTRALILPTLGRTDKDIQAAGKQFVTVEDSMGKVHSSRGNLTPASPHLLSEPAIVARLARAVLGPASRTDWEAFEKDYATIRDRISRVVPGFDDFNTRVARPGGFTLPHAPRDERRFPTATGKANFTAAPVEYPELPAGRLLLQTLRSHDQYNTTIYGLDDRYRGIKGGRRIVMVNPDDAHTLGLPDGAYTDLVSEWKDGAERRAAGFRVVHYPTARGCAAAYYPETNVLVPLGSTADTSNTPASKSVVVRFENTR; encoded by the coding sequence ATGGCCACCAAGCCCCCGACCGGTGACCCGGTCCAGGACGCCCCGCAGATAGCGGAGGCCCAGCACGCCGCCGCCGGGCTGCCCGCCATCGCCCACACCCTGCGCGTCGCCCAGCAGCAGATGGGAGTGCGGCGCACCGCGCAGACACTCCTCAAGGTCAACCAGAAGGACGGCTTCGACTGCCCGGGCTGCGCCTGGCCCGAGGGCGACAAGCGGCACACCGCCGAATTCTGCGAGAACGGGGCGAAGGCCGTCGCCGAAGAAGCGACCCTGCGCCGCGTCACCCCCGACTTCTTCGCCGCGCACCCGGTCTCCGACCTGGCCACCCGCAGCGGATACTGGCTCGGCCAGCAGGGCCGCATCACCCGGCCCATGTATCTGCCCGAGGGCGCCGACCGGTACGAGGCCGTCACCTGGGAACGCGCCTTCGCGATCATCGCCGAGGAGCTCCGGGCGCTCGCCTCCCCCGACGAGGCCCTCTTCTACACCTCCGGCCGCACCAGCAACGAGGCCGCGTTCCTCCTCCAGCTCTTCGCCCGCGAATTCGGCACCAACAACCTGCCGGACTGCTCCAACATGTGCCACGAGTCCTCCGGGTCCGCACTCACGGAGACCATCGGCGTCGGCAAGGGCAGCGTCTCCCTGGAAGACCTCCACCAGGCGGACCTGATCATCGTCGCCGGGCAGAACCCCGGCACCAACCACCCCCGGATGCTCTCCGCCCTGGAGAAGGCCAAATCCGCCGGAGCGAAGATCATCTCGGTGAATCCGCTGCCGGAAGCCGGGATGGAGCGGTTCAAGAACCCCCAGACCCCCACCGGCATGATCAAGGGCACCGCCCTCAACGACCTCTTCCTCCAGATCCGCATCGGCGGCGACCAGGCCCTCTTCCGCCTCCTCAACAAAATGATCCTGGACACCGAGGGAGCCGTAGACACCGCCTTCGTCGCCGAACACACCCACGGATACGAAGAGTTCGCCGAGACCGCCCGCGCCGCCGACTGGGACGACACCCTCACCGCCACCGGCCTCGACCGCGGCTCCATCGAGCAGGCCCTCTCCATGGTCCTCGCCTCGAAACGCACCATCGTCTGCTGGGCCATGGGCCTCACCCAGCACAAACACTCCGTGCCCACCATCCGCGAAGTCGTCAACTTCCTCCTGCTCCGCGGGAACATCGGCCGCCCCGGCGCCGGAGTCTGCCCCGTCCGCGGCCACTCCAACGTCCAGGGCGACCGCACCATGGGCATCTTCGAACGGCCCGCGGCCGCCTTCCTCGACGCCCTCGACAAGGAATTCGGGATCACCTCCCCACGCCACCACGGCTACGACGTCGTCAGGTCCATCCAGGCCCTGCGCGACGGAGAGGCGAAGGTCTTCTTCGCGATGGGCGGCAACTTCGTCGCCGCGACGCCCGACACCACCGTCACCGAAGCCGCCATGCGCCGCGCCCGCCTCACCGTCCAGGTGTCGACCAAGCTCAACCGCTCGCACGCGGTCACCGGCACCCGCGCCCTGATCCTGCCCACCCTCGGCCGCACCGACAAGGACATCCAGGCAGCCGGCAAACAGTTCGTCACGGTCGAGGACTCCATGGGCAAGGTCCACTCCTCCCGCGGCAACCTCACCCCCGCGAGCCCCCACCTGCTCTCCGAGCCGGCCATCGTCGCCCGCCTCGCCCGCGCCGTCCTCGGCCCCGCCTCCCGCACCGACTGGGAAGCGTTCGAAAAGGACTACGCCACCATCCGCGACCGCATCTCCCGCGTCGTCCCCGGCTTCGACGACTTCAACACCCGCGTCGCCCGCCCCGGCGGCTTCACGCTCCCGCACGCCCCCCGCGACGAACGCCGCTTCCCCACCGCCACCGGCAAGGCCAACTTCACCGCTGCGCCCGTCGAGTACCCCGAACTCCCCGCAGGCAGGCTGCTGTTGCAGACCCTGCGCTCCCACGACCAGTACAACACCACGATCTACGGCCTCGACGACCGCTACCGCGGCATCAAGGGCGGCCGCCGCATCGTCATGGTCAACCCCGACGACGCCCACACCCTCGGCCTCCCCGACGGCGCCTACACCGACCTCGTCAGCGAATGGAAGGACGGCGCCGAACGCCGCGCGGCAGGCTTCCGCGTCGTGCACTACCCCACGGCCCGCGGCTGCGCCGCCGCCTATTACCCCGAGACCAATGTGCTCGTCCCGCTCGGCTCCACCGCCGACACCAGCAACACCCCGGCCAGCAAATCCGTCGTCGTACGGTTCGAGAACACCCGCTGA
- a CDS encoding PaaI family thioesterase: MGEQTTPKFPQEVIDEYAALGVDLPALFSAGHLGERMGVTITEASADRVVGTMPVEGNTQPYGLLHGGASAVLAETLGSVGTMLHGGATKLAVGVDLNCTHHRGVRSGLVTGVATPVHRGRSTATYEIVITDEKDKRVCTARLTCLLRDNPQPAAD, from the coding sequence ATGGGCGAGCAGACCACCCCGAAGTTCCCCCAGGAAGTCATCGACGAGTACGCGGCACTCGGCGTAGACCTCCCCGCACTGTTCTCCGCCGGACACCTCGGCGAGCGCATGGGCGTGACGATCACCGAAGCCTCCGCCGACCGCGTCGTCGGCACCATGCCCGTCGAGGGCAACACCCAGCCCTACGGGCTCCTCCACGGCGGCGCCTCCGCCGTCCTCGCCGAGACCCTCGGCTCCGTCGGCACCATGCTCCACGGCGGCGCCACCAAGCTCGCCGTCGGCGTCGACCTCAACTGCACCCACCACCGCGGCGTCCGCAGCGGCCTCGTGACCGGCGTCGCCACCCCCGTGCACCGCGGCCGCTCCACGGCCACGTACGAGATCGTCATCACCGACGAAAAGGACAAGCGGGTCTGCACCGCCCGCCTCACCTGCCTCCTGCGCGACAACCCCCAGCCCGCCGCCGACTGA